From Thalassotalea euphylliae, the proteins below share one genomic window:
- a CDS encoding DUF6064 family protein yields the protein MIADLLNQLFSYSLHDFLLFSSEVYWRLVTHYLNAHQLIGADVAIATSIAVYLLVKHRYPRLVLCFIALLWLWLGWQFYLTHYQTINHHASYLGFICLLQVALLLALAIKENYFQNKAVNAKKITVGLIISTMLTMPIVAVSSGLPWSAGMAGLMPIPTVILSLFFTSQLASRWRYLLYPLPILIAVVELLTLDLLTWQLIT from the coding sequence GTGATTGCCGATCTACTTAACCAATTATTTAGCTATTCACTTCATGACTTTTTGCTGTTTTCGTCGGAAGTGTATTGGCGTTTAGTCACTCACTACCTTAACGCGCATCAACTGATCGGTGCCGATGTTGCGATTGCCACCAGCATCGCGGTTTACCTGCTCGTCAAACACCGCTATCCAAGGTTAGTGTTGTGTTTTATTGCCTTACTTTGGCTTTGGTTGGGCTGGCAGTTTTACCTGACTCACTATCAAACCATTAACCACCACGCCAGCTACCTTGGCTTTATCTGTTTATTACAGGTCGCTTTATTATTAGCGCTGGCAATAAAAGAGAATTACTTTCAAAACAAAGCCGTTAACGCAAAAAAAATAACCGTTGGTTTGATTATCAGTACTATGCTGACCATGCCAATTGTAGCTGTTAGCAGTGGCTTGCCTTGGTCGGCAGGTATGGCGGGACTGATGCCTATTCCAACCGTTATTTTAAGCTTATTTTTCACCAGCCAACTTGCTTCAAGATGGCGTTATCTATTGTACCCACTGCCAATATTGATTGCTGTTGTCGAGCTACTGACACTGGACTTACTCACTTGGCAGCTTATTACCTAG
- a CDS encoding PEP-CTERM sorting domain-containing protein, whose amino-acid sequence MTKLVFIFSCLLAFGANAGLIVNTTDFIDESNLTHFNGFEGFSNTFKSGKNYYEEDGIQVRQIFAQPGNDIALGFSLEGERSWYPNGGDYGYTEITMASGAEFTALEFLFLGPNLNNLAVHYSLWNDGQVVFEGALDIGKKERGVLGFEGGGFDQLFVRSGHRAASIFDRSSNGLNIDSIQVISATPTPVPEPSSIAILALGLVAIRLWKVNSVHQ is encoded by the coding sequence ATGACTAAATTAGTTTTTATATTTTCCTGTTTATTGGCGTTTGGTGCGAATGCAGGGCTCATAGTTAACACCACTGATTTTATTGATGAGTCAAACCTAACGCATTTTAACGGCTTTGAAGGCTTTAGTAATACCTTTAAAAGCGGTAAAAACTATTACGAAGAAGATGGTATTCAAGTGCGCCAAATTTTCGCTCAACCGGGCAATGATATTGCACTGGGTTTTAGCTTAGAAGGTGAACGCTCTTGGTATCCCAATGGTGGAGATTATGGCTATACCGAAATTACTATGGCGAGCGGCGCTGAATTTACTGCGTTAGAGTTTCTTTTTCTTGGCCCCAACTTAAATAATCTGGCGGTGCATTACAGCCTTTGGAATGACGGTCAAGTGGTATTTGAAGGTGCGCTCGACATTGGCAAAAAAGAGCGAGGTGTGTTGGGCTTTGAAGGTGGCGGCTTTGATCAATTATTTGTCCGCTCAGGTCATCGCGCTGCCTCTATTTTTGATCGCTCAAGCAATGGCTTAAACATTGATAGTATTCAAGTGATAAGTGCGACACCAACACCAGTACCTGAGCCTAGTTCTATTG
- a CDS encoding aldo/keto reductase, with protein MAIKDTQLTRRALLTTLAKLGIGVGLLPLSAVAEQHNNALNPNTIAYQLKAAKFHTKVIPSTNQRIHPIGMGTWITFNVGDDILLRNERTKVLETFFKLGGEMVDSSPMYGSAEAVMGYALNHIQSPAKLFAATKTWTSSPSEGKQQFVNSQQLWQQARFALLQVHNLVAWQQHLPMLRELKQQGLTKYIGVTTSHGRRHRELAKIMSNEAIDFVQLTYNILDREVENELLPLAQDKGIAVIANRPFQGGRLMQRFEQKPLPSWAIALGCENWPQYLLRFIISHPAVTCAIPATSKVAHMQENMSAANPMALPNATQRQQMVTYLNTL; from the coding sequence ATGGCAATCAAAGATACACAACTAACGAGACGCGCGCTATTAACCACGTTGGCTAAGCTGGGGATTGGCGTTGGTTTATTACCCTTGTCAGCAGTTGCTGAGCAGCACAACAATGCGCTTAACCCCAACACTATTGCTTACCAGCTCAAAGCAGCGAAATTTCATACTAAGGTTATTCCAAGTACCAACCAGCGCATTCACCCTATTGGTATGGGGACTTGGATCACGTTTAATGTGGGCGACGATATTTTACTGCGCAACGAGCGCACCAAAGTTCTGGAGACTTTTTTCAAGCTTGGCGGTGAAATGGTGGATTCATCGCCTATGTATGGCTCAGCTGAAGCGGTAATGGGTTATGCCCTTAACCACATTCAATCGCCTGCCAAGCTGTTTGCCGCAACAAAAACTTGGACAAGTTCACCCAGTGAAGGCAAGCAGCAATTTGTTAACTCGCAGCAACTTTGGCAGCAAGCGCGGTTTGCCTTGCTACAAGTTCATAATCTGGTGGCTTGGCAACAACATTTACCTATGCTGCGAGAGCTTAAACAACAAGGCTTAACTAAGTATATCGGCGTAACCACCTCACACGGTCGTCGCCACCGTGAACTGGCGAAAATTATGTCCAATGAAGCCATTGATTTTGTTCAGCTCACCTACAATATTCTTGATCGTGAGGTGGAAAATGAATTGCTGCCATTGGCACAAGACAAAGGCATTGCGGTTATTGCCAACCGCCCATTTCAAGGAGGGCGATTGATGCAGCGTTTTGAGCAAAAGCCACTGCCGAGCTGGGCAATAGCGCTTGGCTGTGAAAATTGGCCACAGTATTTACTGCGCTTTATTATTAGCCACCCCGCAGTAACATGTGCCATTCCTGCCACCTCGAAAGTGGCGCATATGCAAGAAAATATGAGTGCCGCCAATCCCATGGCGCTGCCCAATGCCACACAGCGCCAGCAAATGGTGACTTATCTCAACACCTTATAA